One stretch of Hemiscyllium ocellatum isolate sHemOce1 chromosome 27 unlocalized genomic scaffold, sHemOce1.pat.X.cur. SUPER_27_unloc_3, whole genome shotgun sequence DNA includes these proteins:
- the LOC132808010 gene encoding zinc finger protein 850-like isoform X1 — translation MEKPEESHLLERPWKCGDCGKGFRFPSSLEIHRRSHTGQRPFTCPVCGEAFRYFSSLLRHQRIHTGERPFSCPECRKAFIQVSGLLNHQCLHTGERPFSCPKCRKAFSNSSSLLRHQRVHTGERPFSCPECRKAFSDSSTLLTHQRIHTGERPYSCPECGKAFTQVSGLQNHQRIHTGERLFSCPKCRKAFSNSSSLLTHQRIHTGERPFSCPECRKAFSNSSHLLRHQQIHTGERPYSCPECGKAFRDSSSLLRHQRIHTGERPFSCPECRKAFSNSYNLQSHQRIHTGERPFSCPECRKAFSDSSTLLIHQRIHTGERPFSCPECRKAFRDSSTLLRHQRVHTGERPFSCPECRKAFSNSYNLQSHQRVHTGERPFSCPECRKAFSDSSTLLIHQRIHTGERPFSCPECRKAFSDSSTLLRHQRIHTGERPYSCPECRKAFSNSSALLNHQRIHTGERPYSCHECGMAFTQVSGLQNHQRIHTGERPFSCPECGKAFRDSSSLLRHQRVHTGERPFSCPECRKAFSNSYNLQSHQWVHTGERPFSCPECRKAFSNSSSLLIHQRVHTGERPYSCPECGKAFRYSSSLLRHQRIHTGERPFSCPECRKAFSDSSALLIHQRIHTGERPFSCPECRKAFSDSYTLLRHQRVHTGERPYSCPECGKAFRYSSSLLRHQRIHTGERPFSCPECRKAFSDSSTLLIHQRVHTGERPFPCPKCGKAFTRSSHLRRHQRVHVPSQGD, via the coding sequence atggagaaacccgaggaatcccacCTCTTGGAGAGaccgtggaagtgtggtgactgcgggaaaggcttccgtttccCATCTtccctggagattcatcggcgtAGTCACACCGGgcagaggccgttcacctgcccaGTCTGTGGGGAGGCCTTCAGATATTTCTCctctctgctgaggcaccagcggatccacactggggagaggcccttcagctgccccgagtgcaggaaggcctttatCCAGGTCTCTGGACTGCTAAACCACCAGTGtctccacacaggggagagacctttcagctgccccaagtgcaggaaggccttcagcaattcctcctctctgctgaggcaccagcgggtccacaccggggagaggcccttcagctgccccgagtgcaggaaggccttcagcgattcctccaccctgctgacccaccagcggatccacacgggggagaggccgtacagctgccccgagtgcgggaaggcctttacccaggtctctggaCTGCAAaaccaccagcggatccacacaggggagaggctaTTCAGCTGTCcgaagtgcaggaaggccttcagcaattcctcctctctgctgacccaccagcggatccacacaggggagaggccattcagctgccccgagtgcaggaaggccttcagcaattcctcccacctgctgaggcaccagcagatacacacgggggagaggccctacagctgtcccgagtgtgggaaggccttcagggattcctcctctctgctgaggcaccagcggatccacactggggagaggcccttcagctgccccgagtgcaggaaggccttcagcaattcctacaACCTGCAgagccaccagcggatccacactggggagaggccattcagctgccccgagtgcaggaaggccttcagcgattcttCCACCCTGCTgatccaccagcggatccacacgggggagaggccattcagctgccccgagtgcaggaaggccttcagagATTCCTCcactctgctgaggcaccagcgtgtccacacgggagagaggcccttcagctgtcccgagtgcaggaaggccttcagcaattcctacaACCTGCAgagccaccagcgggtccacacaggggagaggccattcagctgccccgagtgcaggaaggccttcagcgattcctccaccctgctgatccaccagcggatccacacgggggagaggccattcagctgccccgagtgcaggaaggccttcagcgattcctccactctgctgaggcaccagcggatccacacaggggagaggccctacAGCTgtcccgagtgcaggaaggccttcagcaattcctccgccctgctgaaccaccagcggatccacacgggggagaggccgtacAGCTGCCATGAGTGCGGGATGGCctttacccaggtctctggaCTGCAAaaccaccagcggatccacacaggggagaggccattcagctgtcccgagtgtgggaaggccttcagggattcctcctctctgctgaggcaccagcgggtccacacgggggagaggcccttcagctgccccgagtgcaggaaggccttcagcaattcctacaACCTGCAGagccaccagtgggtccacacaggggagaggccattcagctgccccgagtgcaggaaggccttcagcaattcctcctctctgctgatccaccagcgtgtccacacgggggagaggccctacagctgtcccgagtgcgggaaggccttcagatattcctcctctctgctgaggcaccagcggatccacactggggagaggcccttcagctgtcctgagtgcagaaaggccttcagcgattcctccgccctgctgatccaccagcggatccacacaggggagaggccattcagctgccccgagtgcaggaaggccttcagcgattcctacactctgctgaggcaccagcgtgtccacacgggggagaggccctacagctgtcccgagtgcgggaaggccttcagatattcctcctctctgctgaggcaccagcggatccacactggggagaggcccttcagctgccccgagtgcaggaaggccttcagcgattcctccaccctgctgatccaccagcgggtccacactggcgagaggccattcccctgccccaagtgtgggaaggccttcacccgctcctcccacctccggaggcaccagcgagttcacgtaccatcgcagggggattga